Below is a genomic region from Vicinamibacteria bacterium.
GCCGGGGGCTGGCAGCACGATACGCTCACCGAGGATCTGGATCTGTCCTACCGGGCCCAGCTCCGTGGCTGGCGGTTCGTGTTCCTCCCCGATGTCGTGACTCCGGCGGAGATCCCCGTCACCATGAGCGCGTTCAAGAGCCAGCAGCATCGCTGGTCGAAGGGCTCGTTCCAGACGGCGAGAAAGCTCCTGCCGCGGTTGCTCGCGAGCCCGCTGCCCCTGCGCGTCAAGGTCGAGTCCGTCTTCCACCTGACGGCGAACCTCGCCTATCCTCTCATGGTGCTGCTCTCGCTCCTCGTCTTCCCCAGCATGCTCGTCCGCTTCGACATGGGCTGGCACGAGATGTTCCTCGTAGACCTTCCCTTCTTCATGGCGGCCACGGTGTCGGTCACGGGCTTCTACGTGGTCTCCCAGCGAGAGATCCATGACGACTGGAGGGCGCGGATCAAGGTCCTGCCCATGCTCCTGTCGCTCGGCATCGGCATGAGCGTCAACAACGCGATGGCCGTCCTCGAGGCGCTCTTCGGCCGTCCGAGCGGTTTCGTGCGCACCCCGAAGTACCGCATCGAATCGCGCAACGACGGATGGAAACGGAAGAAGTATCGTGGGACGCGGAGCCTTCTTCCGCTCGTGGAAGTGGTGCTCGGCCTGTACTTCACCATTGCCGTCGCCTACGCCGCCAGCCATCAGATCGTGGGCTCGCTCCCCTTCCTCGTTCTCTTTCAAGTCGGCTTTCTCTATACCGGCGTGCTCTCCTTGCGCGAGAGCGGCCTCTTCGCGCCCCGACGCACCCATTCGAGGGAAGGCGCGCCGGTGACGGGAAGCTGGATGCCGAGCGCGGGAAGCTGATACACTCCCGCCGTGGTGCGTGACCTCGTCTTCTTCGTCTCGGGTCTCACCTTCGGCGTCGTT
It encodes:
- a CDS encoding cellulose synthase family protein; this encodes MMSSMEVLLLTAYFAVLMTLSIFGGHRYLMVYLYYRYRANRPNPAGRFDELPKVTVQLPVFNELYVVERLIDAVCALDYPPERLEIQVLDDSTDETAELARRRVAHHRERGIDIHHLHRDDRTGFKAGALEAGLEGARGELIAIFDADFVPPPDFLRQTVHFFVDSGVGMVQARWGHINHEYSLLTRAQTILLDAHFVLEHGGRNRSGCFFNFNGTAGIWRRRAIEDAGGWQHDTLTEDLDLSYRAQLRGWRFVFLPDVVTPAEIPVTMSAFKSQQHRWSKGSFQTARKLLPRLLASPLPLRVKVESVFHLTANLAYPLMVLLSLLVFPSMLVRFDMGWHEMFLVDLPFFMAATVSVTGFYVVSQREIHDDWRARIKVLPMLLSLGIGMSVNNAMAVLEALFGRPSGFVRTPKYRIESRNDGWKRKKYRGTRSLLPLVEVVLGLYFTIAVAYAASHQIVGSLPFLVLFQVGFLYTGVLSLRESGLFAPRRTHSREGAPVTGSWMPSAGS